The Azospirillum baldaniorum genome contains a region encoding:
- a CDS encoding NAD(P)/FAD-dependent oxidoreductase: protein MSHTVHRTDVVIVGAGPVGLFAVFECGMLKMRCHVVDALDMVGGQCTALYPEKPIYDIPAHPAIEAADLIDKLAEQAAPFSPTYHLGQQVEKLTRTDEGRWLVETSIGTRIDTQAVIIAAGCGAFGPNRPPLDGLEQYEGTSVFYMVRRKQDFAGKRVVIAGGGDSAVDWTLSLADVAEKVYVVHRRPKFRAAPESVARMDVLVREGKVEMVVPYQLSGLVGENGQLSAVRVATLDGEEKDLPADALLAFFGLSMNLGPIAEWGLNLERSHIGVSLPGCATSAPGVYAIGDIATYPGKLKLILCGFSEAAQAAHAIHPLVHPGEALHFEYSTSKGVPGAE, encoded by the coding sequence ATGTCGCACACCGTCCATCGCACCGACGTCGTCATCGTCGGCGCCGGCCCCGTCGGTCTCTTCGCCGTGTTCGAATGCGGCATGCTGAAGATGCGATGCCATGTGGTGGACGCGCTGGACATGGTGGGCGGGCAGTGCACCGCGCTGTACCCGGAAAAGCCCATCTACGACATCCCGGCCCACCCGGCCATCGAGGCCGCCGACCTGATCGACAAGCTGGCGGAGCAGGCCGCCCCCTTCAGCCCGACCTATCACCTGGGCCAGCAGGTCGAGAAGCTGACCCGGACGGACGAGGGGCGCTGGCTGGTGGAGACCAGCATCGGCACGCGCATCGACACCCAGGCGGTGATCATTGCCGCCGGCTGCGGCGCCTTCGGTCCCAACCGCCCGCCGCTGGACGGGCTGGAGCAGTATGAGGGCACGTCGGTCTTCTACATGGTCCGCCGCAAGCAGGACTTCGCCGGCAAGCGCGTGGTGATCGCCGGCGGCGGCGATTCCGCCGTGGACTGGACGCTGTCGCTGGCCGACGTGGCGGAGAAGGTCTACGTCGTCCACCGCCGGCCCAAGTTCCGCGCCGCCCCGGAAAGCGTCGCCCGCATGGACGTCCTGGTCCGCGAGGGCAAGGTGGAGATGGTGGTGCCCTATCAGCTCTCCGGTCTGGTGGGGGAGAACGGCCAGCTCTCCGCCGTGCGCGTCGCCACGCTGGACGGCGAAGAGAAGGACCTGCCGGCCGACGCGCTGCTCGCCTTCTTCGGCCTGTCGATGAATCTGGGGCCGATCGCCGAGTGGGGCCTGAACCTGGAGCGCAGCCACATCGGCGTTAGCCTGCCCGGCTGCGCCACCAGCGCCCCCGGCGTCTACGCCATCGGCGACATCGCGACCTATCCCGGCAAGCTGAAGCTGATCCTCTGCGGCTTCTCCGAGGCGGCGCAGGCGGCCCACGCCATCCACCCGCTGGTCCATCCGGGCGAGGCGCTGCACTTCGAATATTCGACCTCCAAGGGCGTTCCCGGCGCCGAGTAA
- a CDS encoding Spy/CpxP family protein refolding chaperone codes for MKRAMMTTAALVLGLGLAVPVFAQQQPGPGAGPGPGPDGGRHFSRMCEDQDARLAGMLAYAEKKLNITDQQRAAWTKFADAAKASQKPTQDLCAKYKDQPMPAAAPARLERMEAMMSARLAQLQQVRPAATDLYAQLTPDQQKQADRFLDRAGHGMMGGGMGGPGMRHHGPGPGPGPDKGPRGG; via the coding sequence ATGAAACGCGCTATGATGACCACCGCCGCGCTGGTTCTCGGCCTCGGCCTCGCCGTGCCGGTCTTCGCCCAGCAGCAGCCGGGTCCCGGCGCCGGCCCTGGCCCCGGTCCGGACGGCGGCCGGCATTTCTCCCGGATGTGCGAGGATCAGGACGCCCGGCTGGCCGGCATGCTGGCCTACGCCGAGAAGAAGCTGAACATCACCGACCAGCAGCGCGCCGCCTGGACCAAGTTCGCCGACGCCGCGAAGGCGAGCCAGAAGCCCACCCAGGACCTCTGCGCCAAGTACAAGGACCAGCCGATGCCCGCCGCGGCCCCGGCCCGGCTTGAGCGGATGGAGGCCATGATGTCGGCCCGCCTCGCCCAGCTTCAGCAGGTGCGCCCGGCGGCGACCGACCTCTACGCCCAGCTCACCCCGGACCAGCAGAAGCAGGCCGACCGCTTCCTCGACCGCGCCGGGCACGGCATGATGGGCGGTGGCATGGGCGGTCCGGGCATGCGCCATCACGGCCCCGGACCCGGCCCGGGTCCCGACAAGGGCCCCCGCGGCGGCTGA
- a CDS encoding response regulator, translated as MDRTPHLLVVDDDREIRTLLSQFLTRHGFRVTGAKDGVEMMRTLDSARVDLIVLDLMMPGEDGLSLCRRLRAAPETAQTPVIMLTAMGEETDRIVGLEMGADDYLAKPFSPRELLARVKAVLRRASGPPVSGGAAGKTLGFEGWTLDLAKRELRSPDGVLVQLSAGEYDLLVAFVEHPQRVLTRDQLLDLARGRSAVPFDRSIDVQVSRLRRKIEPDPADPTMIKTVRGGGYLFTPAVTGA; from the coding sequence ATGGACCGCACACCTCACCTGCTGGTGGTCGACGACGACCGCGAAATCCGCACCCTCCTGTCGCAGTTCCTGACGCGGCACGGCTTCCGCGTGACCGGGGCCAAGGACGGGGTGGAGATGATGCGCACGCTGGACAGCGCGCGCGTGGACCTGATCGTGCTCGACCTGATGATGCCGGGGGAGGACGGGCTGAGCCTGTGCCGCCGCCTGCGCGCCGCCCCCGAGACGGCGCAGACGCCGGTCATCATGCTGACCGCGATGGGCGAGGAGACGGACCGCATCGTCGGGCTGGAGATGGGCGCCGACGACTATCTGGCGAAGCCCTTCAGCCCGCGCGAGCTTCTGGCCCGCGTCAAGGCCGTGCTGCGCCGCGCCTCCGGCCCGCCGGTGTCCGGTGGTGCGGCGGGCAAGACGCTGGGCTTCGAGGGCTGGACGCTCGACCTCGCCAAGCGGGAGCTGCGCTCGCCCGACGGGGTGCTGGTGCAGCTCTCCGCCGGGGAATACGACCTGCTGGTCGCCTTCGTGGAGCATCCGCAGCGGGTGCTGACCCGCGACCAGCTTCTCGATCTGGCGCGCGGGCGCTCGGCGGTGCCCTTCGACCGCTCCATCGACGTGCAGGTCAGCCGCCTGCGCCGCAAGATCGAGCCCGACCCCGCCGACCCCACCATGATCAAGACGGTGCGCGGCGGCGGCTATCTGTTCACCCCGGCGGTGACGGGGGCCTGA
- a CDS encoding ATP-binding protein, with protein METARKSRLLVARRWLPDSIASRLVLTVVLALLLTQAVSALVYLTDRPPGPPAHSMRVLVQRVTAIVQLVESTPPPERRRLVKAIDDPVLRVDWNPETPRFANQREGFPFDRLRRAIRGELDDPDRAVVVEVRRERPMPGPFPVDEHRWGADVRLSVGLKDGSWLTFVGGDPLEGPFRLLRFALWMAGIVGAVALVSVWTARRMTAPIARFADAAERLGVDGEAPPLPEAGPQELRAATRAFNRMQARLARFVADRTQMVAAMSHDLRTPLTRLRLRAELVEDPEMQRKMLADLDEMAAMINATLAFARDDAKHEPRGPLDLADLLQSLCDDRVDAGHEAAYEGPAHATVDGRPVALRRAFANLMDNAIAYGGGFTVRLRPADGELRVEIEDGGPGIPEEEFEKVFAPFYRLERSRSRDTGGVGLGLATARTVVRGHGGDIALANRPEGGLRVTVTLPR; from the coding sequence ATGGAGACTGCCCGCAAGAGCCGCCTGCTGGTGGCCCGGCGCTGGCTGCCGGATAGCATCGCCTCCCGGCTGGTGCTGACGGTGGTGCTGGCGCTGCTGCTGACCCAGGCGGTCAGCGCGCTGGTCTATCTCACCGACCGTCCTCCGGGACCGCCGGCCCACAGCATGCGCGTCCTCGTCCAGCGCGTGACGGCCATCGTCCAGCTCGTGGAGAGCACCCCGCCGCCGGAGCGGCGGCGGCTGGTCAAGGCGATCGACGACCCCGTGCTGCGGGTGGATTGGAATCCCGAGACGCCGCGCTTCGCCAACCAGCGCGAGGGCTTTCCCTTCGACCGGCTGCGCCGGGCCATCCGCGGCGAGCTGGACGATCCCGACCGCGCCGTGGTGGTCGAGGTCCGGCGGGAGCGCCCCATGCCCGGCCCCTTCCCGGTGGACGAGCATCGCTGGGGCGCCGACGTCCGGCTGTCGGTGGGGCTGAAGGACGGGTCCTGGCTGACCTTCGTCGGCGGCGACCCGCTGGAGGGGCCGTTCCGGCTGCTGCGCTTCGCGCTGTGGATGGCCGGCATCGTCGGGGCGGTGGCCCTGGTCTCGGTCTGGACGGCGCGCCGCATGACCGCCCCCATCGCGCGCTTCGCCGACGCGGCGGAGCGGCTGGGCGTGGACGGCGAAGCGCCGCCCCTGCCGGAGGCCGGCCCCCAGGAGCTGCGCGCCGCCACCCGCGCCTTCAACCGGATGCAGGCGCGTCTGGCCCGCTTCGTCGCCGACCGCACGCAGATGGTGGCGGCGATGAGCCACGACCTGCGCACGCCGCTGACCCGCCTGCGCCTGCGCGCCGAGCTGGTCGAGGACCCGGAGATGCAACGCAAGATGCTCGCCGACCTCGACGAGATGGCGGCGATGATCAACGCCACGCTGGCCTTCGCCCGCGACGACGCCAAGCACGAGCCGCGCGGCCCGCTCGACCTCGCCGACCTGCTGCAGAGCCTGTGCGACGACCGTGTGGACGCCGGTCACGAGGCGGCCTACGAGGGGCCGGCGCACGCGACGGTGGACGGCCGCCCGGTGGCCTTGCGCCGCGCCTTCGCCAACCTGATGGACAACGCCATCGCCTATGGCGGCGGCTTCACCGTGCGCTTGCGGCCCGCGGACGGGGAGCTGCGGGTGGAGATCGAGGACGGCGGTCCCGGCATCCCGGAGGAGGAGTTCGAGAAGGTCTTCGCCCCCTTCTACCGGCTGGAACGCTCGCGCTCCCGCGACACCGGCGGGGTGGGGCTGGGTCTGGCCACCGCCCGCACGGTGGTGCGCGGCCACGGCGGCGACATCGCGCTGGCGAACCGCCCGGAAGGCGGGCTGCGGGTGACGGTGACCCTGCCGCGGTGA
- a CDS encoding NAD(P)/FAD-dependent oxidoreductase — translation MPQIDRTPAPVDSRPHVVIVGAGFGGLACAEALGGTNIRVTIIDRNNYHLFVPLLYQVATAALSPADIAEPIRRIVSRHPNIDVVMGEVTGIDRTAKRVELADGSFVPYDRLVLATGSSYSYFGHDDWAEIAPGLKTIENARRIRARLLMNFEQAEMCEDPARQKALMTTIVVGGGPTGVEMAGAVAELARFTLARDFRRIDPRTARVLLVEAGPRILSTFPDDLGQYARRKLEELGVVVLTGQAVESITPEGATVGGRFIPAGAIVWGAGVKASPAGSWLGVETDRSGRIPVDADMAVPGVPDVYALGDTAALAGDDGKPLPGLAQVAKQQGEHLGGGLEASLLRGQPLEPFRFRNRGNTAIVGRSAAVFDFGTRKLKGWFAWVLWAIVHVYLLVNFHKRMLVTMQWLWRWATYQRGARLITTDRPVSASESVTSPHGGSAEPFRDARRGQG, via the coding sequence GTGCCGCAGATCGACCGCACCCCCGCGCCCGTGGACAGCCGCCCCCATGTCGTGATCGTCGGGGCGGGGTTCGGCGGGCTGGCCTGCGCGGAGGCCCTGGGCGGGACGAACATCCGCGTCACCATCATCGACCGGAACAACTATCACCTGTTCGTGCCGCTGCTCTATCAGGTGGCGACCGCCGCCCTGTCGCCCGCCGACATCGCCGAACCGATCCGCCGCATCGTCAGCCGCCACCCCAACATCGACGTGGTGATGGGCGAGGTGACCGGGATCGACCGTACGGCCAAGCGGGTGGAACTGGCCGACGGCAGCTTCGTCCCCTACGACCGGCTGGTGCTGGCGACCGGCTCCTCCTACAGCTATTTCGGGCACGACGACTGGGCGGAGATCGCCCCCGGCCTGAAGACCATCGAGAACGCCCGGCGGATCCGCGCCCGGCTGCTGATGAATTTCGAGCAGGCCGAGATGTGCGAGGACCCGGCCCGGCAGAAGGCGCTGATGACCACCATCGTGGTCGGCGGCGGCCCCACCGGGGTCGAGATGGCCGGGGCGGTGGCCGAGCTGGCCCGCTTCACGCTGGCCCGCGACTTCCGCCGCATCGACCCGCGCACCGCCCGCGTCCTGCTGGTCGAGGCCGGGCCGCGCATTCTGTCCACCTTTCCGGACGACCTCGGCCAGTACGCCCGCCGCAAGCTGGAGGAGCTGGGCGTCGTCGTGCTGACCGGGCAGGCGGTGGAGAGCATCACGCCGGAGGGCGCGACGGTCGGCGGGCGCTTCATCCCGGCGGGGGCCATCGTGTGGGGTGCCGGGGTCAAGGCGTCGCCCGCCGGCTCCTGGCTGGGGGTGGAGACCGACCGCAGCGGGCGCATCCCGGTCGACGCCGACATGGCGGTGCCGGGCGTGCCCGACGTCTACGCGCTGGGCGACACGGCGGCGCTGGCCGGCGACGACGGCAAGCCGCTGCCCGGTCTGGCCCAGGTCGCCAAGCAGCAGGGCGAGCATCTGGGCGGCGGGCTGGAGGCCAGCCTGCTGCGCGGCCAGCCGCTGGAGCCCTTCCGCTTCCGCAACCGCGGCAACACCGCTATCGTCGGGCGCAGCGCCGCCGTCTTCGATTTCGGGACGCGCAAGCTGAAGGGCTGGTTCGCCTGGGTGCTGTGGGCGATCGTCCACGTCTATCTGCTGGTGAACTTCCACAAGCGGATGCTGGTCACCATGCAGTGGCTGTGGCGCTGGGCCACCTACCAGCGCGGCGCGCGGCTCATCACCACCGACCGTCCGGTGTCGGCGTCCGAGTCCGTCACCTCGCCGCATGGCGGGAGCGCCGAGCCCTTCCGCGACGCGCGGCGCGGCCAGGGCTGA
- a CDS encoding PAS domain-containing sensor histidine kinase codes for MNVLTRSYAFAALGLAVGVGLMAGPSGSPAVLGFAGVLGAAGFGGLFWTGRERRRSDRLAADVARLEALLAASPHPWCAWSADGAVSAAPGCAGLLGVVPGQDIAGAFADTDAPRVAEAVSRLRAAGEGFRIEATTRSGRRLLLSGRRAGGLSEGTEGAGHRDAGHQNVVWLEDITDRCTERETLTREQRDAESALAELRAAVDALPLPVWLRGAGQTLSWCNRAYARAVDSDPAAVPESGKELSDAGRSLAQRALRSGVAQSERVSAVIGTERRLLEVTEAPLPAPDGGGTLVVGYALDVTAVEEMRGELSRHLAAHGEVLERLGAAIAIFGADTRLTFFNQAYARLWDLEESWLRSQPTHGEILEELRTRRRLPEYADYQSYKRERLSRYTRLLEPVEELMHLPDGTTLRSLAAPHPLGGLMQILEDVTNTLALESSYNTLIAVQQETLDNLAEGIAVFGGDGRLKLSNPAFARVWDLDDDDLLGEPHISSLFERMRPFLENGGDWDSLKDEMIGATLERAVRSGRLERADGSVVEFSTLPLPDGAVLNSYLDVTDSARLEQALRASNAALEAADQLKSEFIANVSHHLRNPLNGIIGFAEVLANQYFGELNPRQIEYVKGVLNAGERLLELIDDVVDMTSLGAGVTTLDRGTVDVPDLLETVGELTREWARREGLRLDLTAPSSLGEMEGDERRLKQALFTLVVGAIRHPPTDRRILLSGERTAGTLVLTVGSGAGPGEAALPSRYDRNDPRGAAALGLSLVRNVMELHGGRLEVEEWPGNGTRFRCVLPLPPAS; via the coding sequence GTGAATGTTCTGACCCGATCATACGCCTTCGCCGCGCTGGGGTTGGCGGTGGGAGTCGGCCTGATGGCCGGGCCCTCCGGCTCGCCCGCCGTGCTGGGCTTTGCCGGCGTCCTCGGCGCCGCCGGTTTCGGCGGACTGTTCTGGACCGGCAGGGAGCGCCGCCGCAGCGACCGGTTGGCGGCCGACGTGGCGCGTCTGGAGGCCTTGCTGGCCGCCTCCCCCCACCCCTGGTGCGCCTGGAGCGCCGATGGCGCCGTCAGCGCGGCGCCGGGCTGCGCCGGGCTGCTCGGCGTCGTGCCCGGCCAGGACATCGCGGGCGCCTTCGCCGACACCGACGCCCCCCGGGTCGCCGAGGCCGTCAGTCGCCTGCGCGCCGCGGGGGAAGGCTTCCGAATCGAGGCGACGACCCGCAGCGGGCGGCGCCTGCTGCTGAGCGGGCGGCGGGCCGGCGGGCTGTCCGAAGGAACGGAAGGCGCCGGGCACCGGGACGCCGGACACCAGAACGTCGTCTGGCTGGAGGACATCACCGACCGTTGCACCGAGCGGGAGACGCTCACCCGCGAACAGCGCGACGCCGAATCGGCGCTGGCCGAGCTGCGCGCGGCGGTGGATGCCCTGCCGTTGCCGGTGTGGCTGCGCGGTGCCGGACAGACGCTGTCCTGGTGCAACCGCGCCTACGCCCGTGCCGTGGATTCCGACCCCGCCGCCGTGCCGGAAAGCGGCAAGGAGCTGAGCGACGCCGGGCGCTCCCTGGCGCAACGCGCGCTTCGCAGCGGGGTCGCCCAGTCGGAGCGGGTCTCCGCCGTCATCGGCACCGAGCGGCGCCTGCTGGAGGTCACCGAGGCCCCCCTGCCCGCCCCCGACGGCGGCGGCACGCTGGTCGTCGGCTACGCGCTGGACGTCACGGCGGTGGAGGAGATGCGCGGCGAGTTGAGCCGCCACCTCGCCGCCCATGGCGAGGTGCTGGAGCGGCTGGGCGCGGCCATCGCCATCTTCGGCGCCGACACGCGGCTGACCTTCTTCAACCAGGCCTACGCCCGGCTGTGGGACCTGGAGGAGTCCTGGCTGCGCAGCCAGCCCACCCACGGCGAAATCCTGGAGGAGCTGCGCACCCGCCGCCGCCTGCCCGAATACGCCGACTACCAGAGCTACAAGCGCGAGCGGCTGAGCCGCTACACCCGCCTGCTGGAGCCGGTCGAGGAACTGATGCACCTGCCGGACGGCACGACGCTGCGCAGCCTCGCCGCCCCCCACCCGCTGGGCGGGCTGATGCAGATCCTGGAGGACGTGACCAACACGCTGGCCCTGGAATCCTCCTACAACACGCTGATCGCCGTGCAGCAGGAGACGCTGGACAATCTGGCCGAGGGCATCGCCGTGTTCGGCGGCGACGGCCGGCTGAAGCTGTCCAACCCGGCCTTCGCGCGCGTCTGGGACCTCGACGACGACGACCTGCTGGGCGAGCCGCACATCTCCAGCCTGTTCGAGCGGATGCGGCCCTTCCTGGAGAATGGCGGCGACTGGGACAGCCTGAAGGACGAGATGATCGGCGCGACGCTGGAGCGCGCCGTGCGCTCGGGCCGGCTGGAGCGGGCGGACGGGTCGGTGGTGGAGTTCTCCACCCTGCCGCTGCCCGACGGGGCGGTGCTGAACAGCTATCTCGACGTCACCGACAGCGCCCGGCTGGAGCAGGCGCTGCGCGCCTCCAACGCCGCGCTGGAGGCCGCCGACCAGCTGAAAAGCGAGTTCATCGCCAACGTCTCGCACCATCTGCGCAACCCGCTGAACGGCATCATCGGCTTCGCCGAGGTCCTGGCGAACCAGTATTTCGGGGAGCTGAACCCGCGCCAGATCGAGTATGTGAAGGGCGTCCTGAACGCGGGCGAGCGGCTGCTGGAGCTGATCGACGACGTGGTCGACATGACCAGCCTGGGGGCCGGGGTGACCACGCTGGACCGCGGCACCGTGGACGTGCCCGACCTGCTGGAGACGGTGGGCGAGCTGACCCGCGAGTGGGCGCGGCGCGAGGGGCTGCGCCTCGACCTGACCGCCCCGTCCTCGCTGGGCGAGATGGAGGGCGACGAGCGGCGGCTGAAGCAGGCGCTGTTCACCCTGGTCGTCGGCGCCATCCGCCACCCGCCGACGGACCGCCGCATCCTGCTGTCGGGGGAGCGGACCGCCGGGACTCTCGTGCTGACCGTGGGCAGCGGAGCCGGGCCGGGCGAGGCCGCCCTGCCCTCGCGCTACGACCGCAACGACCCGCGCGGCGCCGCGGCGCTCGGCCTGTCGCTGGTCCGCAACGTCATGGAGCTGCACGGCGGGCGGCTGGAGGTCGAGGAATGGCCGGGCAACGGCACCCGCTTCCGCTGCGTCCTGCCGCTGCCGCCCGCTTCCTGA